ATGGGAACATATCATTTCTATCTTTTTGTAATTCTAGACTTAAGCTAGAATTGATAGTATTTAAAGTAACAGAAAGTACACGAAAGTCCGCTAcactttttaatatatgtcCCATTACTTCTTCAGTTTTTCCTCCTaattttcttataaaattatagaAATCTTCTAACCAAGCTTTTTTTAAAGTATTTCTCAATATTTCAATATCCATATCGCTAAGTATAGTAgtaacattattattttcattagAAGAATTCGCTGAAATATATTGATCAAAATATGATCCTATAGGAGTTTCAATTAATAAAACTTTTAAAACATCATCATATGAATTTTGAACATCCATTGTAGTTATAGCTTTCATTTGTGGAAAATAACCTAAAGGATCTACTCgtgataataattcatctgctggttttttatttaaagtTCCTTGGATTAAACTTATAACATTATCaatcattttttcttttgcTATATAATCTAAAAATGTTCTTAAAGGTTCTTCTGCTTGAGCtcttatataattaaattcatgtgccattttttctttacaTTTTTGAGCAATAGTTGTTACGGCAATTGGAGAAGGTTCATCCATCATAAAAGTACCATAGTCTGTGTCCTCTAACACAGACTTTAAATCTTCCAATGAGTCCGCCTCagttaattttttatattcttctGGTGTTAAAAAACTACTACGAAAACCTCTTAATAAGGCTTCCAAATAGCcattttttgaattataaaaacataacTCCATCTTTCAaacttttatttataaaaaaaaaaaaaaataaataaatattaaaaaaataacatataattaaattaaatatatattataaatatttatcactacttatatttgtagataatataaatagtaTATATTCACCCCTGATCAAATAAGTTTGCATGTCAACAatgcatatataatataaatataagtatggtacatatatataagtaaatacaattattcatttacttaattattatatatatatatatataaatatatatttacattttttaattattttattttttttatctttatatatatatatatatatcatatcataaatgtatatttattttcatttttatatattcgAATTATACAGCATCCACTAACAATAATG
This is a stretch of genomic DNA from Plasmodium reichenowi strain SY57 chromosome 14, whole genome shotgun sequence. It encodes these proteins:
- a CDS encoding ATP synthase (C/AC39) subunit, putative, with the protein product MELCFYNSKNGYLEALLRGFRSSFLTPEEYKKLTEADSLEDLKSVLEDTDYGTFMMDEPSPIAVTTIAQKCKEKMAHEFNYIRAQAEEPLRTFLDYIAKEKMIDNVISLIQGTLNKKPADELLSRVDPLGYFPQMKAITTMDVQNSYDDVLKVLLIETPIGSYFDQYISANSSNENNNVTTILSDMDIEILRNTLKKAWLEDFYNFIRKLGGKTEEVMGHILKSVADFRVLSVTLNTINSSLSLELQKDRNDMFPCFGYLYPEGTDRIRKCWNNETVQAALEHYPTYYNLYEECKQFYMKNDNANENKIVDHKIKSLEDILYVKLVKLCETAFDQHCHFGIFYAWVKLKEQEIRNIVWISDMILMNRKDCIDSIVPIFEPHI